Within the Candidatus Bathyarchaeota archaeon genome, the region ATCTGCTATCCCTACTTCGGTAACTACACATTGGAACATGACCCGACGATAGGATTGGCTTCAGCTCCGCAAATACCCACGTTGATAACACCAGAACTGCTTGGAGCCTTACTGGTAACGACAGTGATAGTAACAATAATCCTCTTAGCCTACAAAAGGAGAAAGCAGACGATAAACATAGTTTCTCCATAATCCCCACTTCTTTTTGTGGAAATCTTCTAGTTCATTGGAAAATGGAAGTTAACGTAGATTGTTGATCCAGCTTACAGGCAATTTTTTAACGTCGTTCTTTGTATTCTTCAGAAGTTGAAGAATTTCCTTGTAGTTATCTAGGTATCTGAGGCCTTTTTCAGTAGTTTTGTAAATTATTCTTCCGTCAATTTCTTTAGCCTCAAGGAAATTTACATTTACAAGAAACTTAAGGTAGTCGTTTAGCTGTGAAAAACTCAGATTGGCCTTATACATTATTTGAGTTTTTAATACTCCATCCTTCGATATATCTAATATTTCAGCAATTATGTAAAGTCTGTCTCTGCGTTTTCTGCGGCCCCTTTCCCCGGAATCCATTTTCTATTTTCCTCTTTCAGAATTTTCTTCTAGAACAAAAATACATTCGGCTTTTTTAAGGCGTGTTTCGCATTTCTAGTTATTCCATATTGGAAAATATGTCATAGGTTGAATTTCGAGTTTTCATCGGTTGTTGGTTCGGCGCATGGATTTGCTTCATCGGGGAGAGGGGAGAAGGCTTCCACACAGAAGAAGCAAACAATTCTTAACCATGCGCCTCATCCATTCAACCTCGAACTTACATCGTAAGACTTAAGATAAAATACTAATATAAAAGCTTTTCCGCATAACAATCAACAACTTAAATAAACATGTAGAAAGTTAGCCTATTGCCAAAACTCCTTCAAAAATCTTGTTTATGTCGACGTTTAATTCTCTTGAAAGCCATATTCTAAGCAGTTCAGTGTCTTTTGGCAGTTCTCCACTGTACGTTATGACTCTACCGTTCTTGAGGGCGTCTGCCTGGAAAGATTTGTCGCTTTCCTTATACAGAAACGAAACTGTTTCAGCCCTAGAAGCTAAAGCCTTAAAGTCTTCCCATTGTCTACAACGAACGATTACCGGCGGCCCCTTCGTATAAACAGTTTTCTTCATTTCTGTAGTTTCACGCTGTACGGAAACATAATTTATGATGTTTGAAATTTCATTTTGTATTGAGGACAATCTTCTTTCTATTTTTTCTATTTTCTCGGTTAATTCCTTGCTGTTTCCAAGTCTTTCAGTTATTTTTCCAAGTTCTCCGATTAATCTGTCCAAATCTTTTTCATGTTCTCTAAGGACATTTATTATAAAGTCTAAAGCTTCAAGGGCATCGTCTCGAGAAGGCTTTTTAGCCATAATTTTTCCCTCTTCAAGAAACTAAATGGATTTCTATTTAAATAAATGTAGCGAATCGAAAAACTATATCTAAGCAAATGCCTAACCATACTAATTAAAAATTCTAACAACATCTAATCCAAATTTCGGATTTTAAAAATGTGTATTTTAAATACATATTTTGGCTTCGCAAGCTAGTTAAATAACGATATTAATCTTCAAGTTGGTGGAAAGTTTGAGTAAGGAAACATTACAGGTCAACAGGGACCACGTTAGAAAGAAGGTGTTTGAAGCCTTCAGTAAAGAAATTTCAAGGCTTTCCGAAGATTTTAGGGAAATACTTGCAGATGACATGGTTACAGCTTTTGAAAATCGAATGAAAATTCTGATGAAAATTCAATCAAAAGAACTTATGAAGAAAAAGGATTGAGGAAATAATGCTTGAAAACATAGTTTGGATGCGTAAAAGATTTATATTCAAACTGCGAAAAAAGGGAGGAAGAGGTAGAAAAGATGCGTAGATCAAAACTTGAAATGTACATTGATATACTTCGAGTTTTAGCTCAAAGGGGGCCGCTGAAACTCACGCATATAATGTATAAGGCTAATGTTAACTGCAGCGTTTTGAAAGAATACCTAGACTTCCTCATGAAACAAAATCTTATTGAAGAAAGAACTGTCGGAAAGAAAAGAGTTGTTTATGCTATCACTCAGCGAGGAATAACAGTTCTAAAATACTTTAGAGAACTAAAGGCTATGCTACCAGTTGTAGAAGAAGAAAATCGTTCAAGGACGCCGGTCCCATACTAACCCTTTATTGAATTTTATTCTCCAAATTCTATAAAGGATATCTTAAATCAGGATAGGCATGCTGTTTTACTATCCACTGTTTGAACATATTTTTCAGCTATTTCTTCCCCGAACTTAAAGCAACTTTCTAGTTCATCTTCTGTTGGAACATACTTAACTTCTAAAGTTGGTTCGTAAATCTCAAAGCCTGCGTTGCGTGCAATTTCGACCATTTTCTTCACTGCCCCTCCGCCCCAACCATAGGAGCCGAAGAAAGCCCAGATTTTCCCTTTAGGTTTTAGGCCAGTTATATACGTTAGAAAGGCGCTTACCGATGGAAACATCGAATTATTAAGTGTTGGAGAACCTACAATCACTGCTTTTGCATCTAGAATTTCAGCTACAATTTCACTTGTATCTGAATCTCTAAGTTTAAAGAATTTAACATTAACCCCATGCTTCGCCACTCCTTCAGCTATCGCCCTAGCCATCTTATCTGTGCTTCCCCACATAGTGTCATAAACAATAACCACCTTGTTTTTCTGAATCCCCTTACTCCAATCCAAATAGGCCTTAACAATTTTAGATGGATTTGAACGCCAAATTACGCCGTGACTAGGTGCAATCATATTTATTGGAATACGCATCTTAGTCAGTTCTTGGATTTTTCGAATTATTAAGGATGCAAATGGCATTAATATGTTAGCATAATATTTCGTAGCTTCCTCCATTAGGATGCTCTCGTCAACTTCGTCGTCGAAACGTTGGGAAGATGCAAGATGCTGACCGAAAGCATCGTTAGGCATGAGTATTCCATCTTCAACTACATACGTGAACATGCTATCTGGCCAATGCAGCATAGGGGCCTCAATGAACCGCAATGTTCTCTTCCCAAGTTTTAACTCATCTCCCGTCTTGACAGTTTTCACATTTAGGCCCACGCCGTAATGTTTTATTAATCCATCTTTTCCCCTCTGAGTAGCCACAATTTCCGCATTTCTCGCATATTTTATAATTTCAAGTAAAGAACTTGAATGATCCATTTCAACATGATTAATTATAATGTAGTCGATTTTTTCAAGATTTACAATTTCGCTTACTTTTTCAATGAGCTCATTTGAAAATGAATATTTTACGGTGTCAATTAACGCTGTCTTTTTATCTATAATTAAGTATGCGTTGTATGTTGTTCCCCGTTTAGTTGTGTAACCGTGAAAATCCCTTATATTCCAATCTATTACTCCAACCCAGTAAATATTATTAGTTAATTCAATTTTTGTCATTTCCATTTTCTCCGTTAAGGTTAACTGACGTATTAAAAAGGGGATTATGGGAGTTTCTTTTTGCACAAGAACCAGTCTATACACTCGTAGCCTTCTTGTAGACGTTTTTCTGCTGCTTCCTGCGTACTTGGTGGCGGAACTATTACCGAATCGCTTGGACGCCAATTTGCTGGTAAAGCGACTTTATATTTGTCTGCTGTCTGTAATGCATCAATTAGTCTGAGTATTTCGTCCATGTTTCTTCCAACGTTTAATGGATAGTATATCATGGCTCTAAGTTTCATTTCTGGATCGATTACGAATACGCATCTTACTGTGTGGGTGCTGCTTTCACCTGGATGTAGCATTCCGAAAAGGTTTGCTACTTTCATGTCTATGTCAGCTATAACTGGAAATGGTATTTCTACGCCGAGTTTTTCTTTTATCCTTCTTACCCATGCTATGTGGGAATAGACACTGTCTATGCTTAAACCTATTAATTGGACATTTCTCTTTACTAGTTCATCGTGGATTTTTGCGAATGCGATAAATTCTGTTGTGCATACCGGCGTGAAGTCCGCTGGATGCGAAAATAGAATTACCCATTTTCCCTTAAAGTCTGAAAGCTTTATTTTCCCGTGTGTTGTAACCGCTTCAAAATCAGGAACTGTTTCTCCCAACCTTAGCAATGGCTTCTTTTCTTCAATTTTCTCTTCCATTTTTCTCACCATTTAGTTATATTTTAGGAACAAAAAACTTTTATATCATCCTTTCTTTTATATTTTTCGTCCAAAAAAGAATAAAAAGTGAAAAAATCAGTACGAAAATCGGATTGATGAACCATGTCAATCTTGGATGAAATGGACATGAAAATACTTAAAATGTTAGAAGCAGACGGCCGAATGCCCTTCACGGAAATAGCTGAAAAACTCAAAGTAAGCGAATCAACGGTGAGAAAGAGAGTTTTATCCCTGCAGAGAAGGGGCGTAATAAAGAAGTTTACAATTAAGGTTGACCCTTCAAAAATTGGTATGAAAACGATAGCTGTTGTAGGTGTGGATGTTGACCCGCCTAAACTGCTTGAAGTAACGCAAAAACTCTGTGATTTTAAGGAAACAAAGTGGGTTGCAACTTCCACTGGAGACCATATGATAATGACTGAAATATGGACAAGGGATGGGAGGGAGCTAACCAAGCTAATATCTGAGAAAATTGGGACAATAGAGGGTGTGAAGAAAGTTTGTCCCGCAATAATTCTGGAAAAATTAAAAGATTAACAGTTTGGAGGTGAAAAAGTGATTAGTAAAGAAAATTTAAGGAGAAGAGTTGAGCGCTTCCAGCAGTTAATGAGACAAAACAACATTGACGCTTCAATGATTAGAACTTTATCATCCTTTGCATATTTTACTGGAATAAAATGGCTGAGACCCGCTCTGCTAATACCCGCTGAAGGCAACTCAACGGCTTTCATTTTCAAATATGAAGCCGAAGAATTTATGGAGAAAAGCTGGATACAAAAAGTTGAAACATACACCAAAGCCGAGGAACTAATGAAAAAGGTTAGCGGAACAATACGAGAATCTGGATACAAGCGCGTAGGC harbors:
- a CDS encoding Lrp/AsnC family transcriptional regulator, coding for MDEMDMKILKMLEADGRMPFTEIAEKLKVSESTVRKRVLSLQRRGVIKKFTIKVDPSKIGMKTIAVVGVDVDPPKLLEVTQKLCDFKETKWVATSTGDHMIMTEIWTRDGRELTKLISEKIGTIEGVKKVCPAIILEKLKD
- a CDS encoding FprA family A-type flavoprotein, whose translation is MTKIELTNNIYWVGVIDWNIRDFHGYTTKRGTTYNAYLIIDKKTALIDTVKYSFSNELIEKVSEIVNLEKIDYIIINHVEMDHSSSLLEIIKYARNAEIVATQRGKDGLIKHYGVGLNVKTVKTGDELKLGKRTLRFIEAPMLHWPDSMFTYVVEDGILMPNDAFGQHLASSQRFDDEVDESILMEEATKYYANILMPFASLIIRKIQELTKMRIPINMIAPSHGVIWRSNPSKIVKAYLDWSKGIQKNKVVIVYDTMWGSTDKMARAIAEGVAKHGVNVKFFKLRDSDTSEIVAEILDAKAVIVGSPTLNNSMFPSVSAFLTYITGLKPKGKIWAFFGSYGWGGGAVKKMVEIARNAGFEIYEPTLEVKYVPTEDELESCFKFGEEIAEKYVQTVDSKTACLS
- a CDS encoding peroxiredoxin; this encodes MEEKIEEKKPLLRLGETVPDFEAVTTHGKIKLSDFKGKWVILFSHPADFTPVCTTEFIAFAKIHDELVKRNVQLIGLSIDSVYSHIAWVRRIKEKLGVEIPFPVIADIDMKVANLFGMLHPGESSTHTVRCVFVIDPEMKLRAMIYYPLNVGRNMDEILRLIDALQTADKYKVALPANWRPSDSVIVPPPSTQEAAEKRLQEGYECIDWFLCKKKLP